DNA sequence from the Deinococcus aestuarii genome:
ATCCGAGGGGGTGTGATGACCCGAGCGACGCTCCGGGATGTCGCCGCGCAGGCGGGCGTCTCGCATCAAACCGTGTCCAACGTGCTCAACGACCACCCGTCCATCCGCCCGGCGACCCGGGAGCGTGTGCTCGCCGCCATCCGTGACCTCGACTACCACCCGAACGCCGCCGCCAAGGCGCTGCGCGAGTCGCGGGTGACGACCCTGTGCTGCGCGTTTTACGGGCACGCGGCGGACGACATCTCCGATCCCTACCGCAACCTGGTGCAGTCGGCCTTTATCGCCGAGGCGAACGCGCGGGGGTATTCCATCACGACGGCGATGTTGCAAGGCGAGCGGCCCGAGGGGCTGGGCGCCCTGCGCACCGCCTACATGGGGCGCAGCTTCGGGGGCGTGGTGGTGGTGAGCACCACCCTGCCGGTGGAATGGATGCGGACGCTGGCGGGGTGGGGCATTCCCACGGTGCTGTTCGACCGCGCCGACCCGGACGGGGTGTTGCCCTCGGTGACGGCCGACTACGTGGGGGGGATGACCGAACTCGTCGCGTACCACGTCTCGCGGGGCCGCCGGGACCTCGCGCTCGTCATTCCGGGAGACGATTTCGGCAGCAGCGCGGTGCTGCGCCGGGAGGGATTTCTCGCCGCCGCCCGGGCACAGGGGGTCCGGCACCGCATCGAGGCGGGGCCCTGGACCGCCGAGGCGGGCGAACTCGCCTTCCGCCGCCTGTGGACGGGGGGAGACCGCCCCGACGCGGTGCTGTGCGGCAACGACCGGATGGGGGCCGGGGCGCTGTACGCGGCGCGCCAGCTCGGCGTGCGGGTGCCGGAGGAGGTGGCGGTCAGCGGCTTTGACGACTTCGAGTTCGCCCGCTACACCGCGCCCAGCCTGACGACGCTGCACCTCCCGCACGGCGAGATGGCCCGCCTCGCCGTGCGGCGCCTGCTCGGCCGGCTGGAAGGCCAGGGCTCTCCGGGGGAGGCGCCCGACCACCGGCTTCCCGTCACCCTCGTCCAGCGCGAATCCGCGTAACGGAGGTTCGTATGACTGTTCCCGTCCAGACGGAATCCCTCGTCGTCCCGGCCAGGGCCCCCACCCGGCGCCGGTCGCCCGAGTGGGTGGTGGGCTATCTCTTCATCCTCCCGGCGATCATCGGCTTCCTGGTCTTTTACCTCTACCCGGCGCTGCGCGGCATCCAGATCAGCTTCACCAACTGGAACCTCCTGAGCGCGCCCGAGGCGGTGGGCCTCGCCAACTACAACGAGGCGATCCGCGATCCCAAGTTCTGGTCGGCGCTGGGGATCACCCTGAAGTACGTGGTGTGGAACATCCCC
Encoded proteins:
- a CDS encoding LacI family DNA-binding transcriptional regulator encodes the protein MTRATLRDVAAQAGVSHQTVSNVLNDHPSIRPATRERVLAAIRDLDYHPNAAAKALRESRVTTLCCAFYGHAADDISDPYRNLVQSAFIAEANARGYSITTAMLQGERPEGLGALRTAYMGRSFGGVVVVSTTLPVEWMRTLAGWGIPTVLFDRADPDGVLPSVTADYVGGMTELVAYHVSRGRRDLALVIPGDDFGSSAVLRREGFLAAARAQGVRHRIEAGPWTAEAGELAFRRLWTGGDRPDAVLCGNDRMGAGALYAARQLGVRVPEEVAVSGFDDFEFARYTAPSLTTLHLPHGEMARLAVRRLLGRLEGQGSPGEAPDHRLPVTLVQRESA